Sequence from the Natronomonas marina genome:
TCGTCTGTGGTTGCAACCGCACTGTTATCCGTTTTCCATATGTTGTCTCCACTGTTCGTACCAAGAGCAACATAATCTGTAGAACAGGTATGAATTAATGCGTGGCAGCCCTGATGAATAAGGTCATTGTTGTTTCGCTCTTCATCCCACTGGGCCACCACAGAGATATCTGATCGGCAGTCAGGCGTCCAGTTTCGTATGGACCTTTTTTCTACTGTGTAACCTGAAATATATCCATCGTTGTAGGCAATATCAAATCCGTCGATGACCCAATTATATGCGTGACTCAAATAGCCATCTTCCACGTTATCTGTATCGTATACGAAAACCCACGGAGAGTCGTGACCGTATTCATCCCCTTTTTGCGTTCTATCTAAGTAAATTTCGTATCCCATACTTACTCACCACCCGTAAACGCGTAGACGGTACCCGAGTCAGACGTGACAAATAACGTATTATTAGCGATCGCAGGGCCGTGAATACGACCTTCGTCAAGTTGGAGTGAAGCCATTCTTTTACCAGAATTTATGTCAAAGTATTTTATTTTGGAATCCCACTCTGCATTTTTCCTCCCACTTCCGGCTACAAATGCCGTGTCGCCAGCTATTGCTGGTTTGATATAGTCAGAGTTGAATCTTCTACTCCATATCGTCCTGCCAGTCGTGGTATTGATCATACTTACGTTCGCGTATCCCCCAAATATGAGTGAGTCACCGGTAACTGCAATTCCGGGGGAGTCCGTTTTTGTACTTTTTTTGCCTCGTTGAATCACAAGACAGCGTCGGGGTAGGATCGATTATTCGCGGTTTCACGGCGCCAGAGACGGATTCGTGGACTCAGAAGATGCAGTCGTTGTCAGGAGCGGCGCTCGCTGAAGGGTCACAACTATGGTATCTTGTTCCGTTGATCCAGCGACGACGGCGATGCCTCTCCCGGATACGTCCGGAGAAGGGGAGCAGGCGGCGAGCCCCTAACTCGCCGCCTGCGTCAGGTTATGCACGATGCACTTCCGAGTCAGCTCCCGGAACTGGCCGTGCCAGCTCCGGGAGCGGAGCTTCTCGCCGTCGTCCTCCTTCAACTGCGAGAAGCCGGTTTCACTCATCCAGCGCTGGTTGTAGTCATCGTTCATCCGGGCGTTGTGAGCCTTCTGTAACGGTGTCTGCTCCCTGTGTTTGATCAACGGTCGCGTCGAGTTGGAGCGACACTCCTCCCGGAGGTCGCTCCACGAATAGTTCGCGTCGGCAGACAACACCCGCAGGTCTTCCGCGTTCCGGCGGAAGACCTGCATCCCGATGTGACCGTCCCACGCCTTCTTCGTCGTGTAGTGAACGTCCTTGATCGCCAGGGAGTTCACGTCGATCAAGATGGTCGTCTTCAGCGACTGCAACGAGTAGTTCGCGCGGTCGCGGTAGTGGTAGCTGGTTTGATCGCGCTGGAAGCCACTCGCGTCAATCGCGGCTTCACCACTCCAGCCCGCCTGCTCCGCCGACGCGCGGAGCAGGCGGCGGAGTTCCCGCATCCGGTACTGATCTTCCCACCGGCAGAACGAACTGTAGTGCGGTGCTTCCTTGAGTTCGAACACGCCGAGGACATGTGGCATCTCGTTGAGGTAGTCCTCGGTCTCACGGAGACTCTTCTCCAGTTCGACGCGGAACAGAATCACCGCGATTTGCACCCACTCGGCGTACCCGTCCGCGCCGTCCGGCGCGGCGGGTACGTCCGGGTCGTCAACGTGCTGTTTGGCAAGGTTTCGACACATCCAGGCAAGCCGTCTGAGCGATGCCATATCGCCAGACGGCGTCCATTTCCGGGTTAATCTGGCGGAATATCACCGTGAGAACGCCTGAGGATACCCTTAGTCGGCGGCAAAACAAGGCAACTTTTTTCCCATATCTTTGACCCAGTCTCGGGATCTACGCCACAGAGTCGTCCAACCGCACCCACTATAATTACGCCTTCAGAGATTGCCACCTCTTTAATATCGGTTGGTAAAGAAAAGGTCCAATTTTCACGACCGTTTGATAGTTGTAGCGAGTGCACCGTTCCTCGCCGGTGACAGTTGTCTTCGGAAACACCTTTTGTAGCAACGAAAACGGAATTTGAATCAGAAACAACTTTTTGAGGCGTATTTCGCTTTCCTACATTAAATTTCCATTCGGCATTTGGTTCGCCACGTTTAATCGCTCCGACGCCAGTTCTATCAGAGAATATTATTTGATCATTGGTTGATATACAATCAAAAAAGGCCCCCCAAACTGTTCGTGATCTCTCTGCTACCCTCCGTAGATCCAGACTCTGAAGATTTTCTTTCTAACTTCCCTTTAAATGGCAGAATAACAGAGCCGTTTTTAAACACAGGTGATGAATATGTGTAACTGTCTGAATCATACTCCCACTGTTTCT
This genomic interval carries:
- a CDS encoding PQQ-binding-like beta-propeller repeat protein, with product MIQRGKKSTKTDSPGIAVTGDSLIFGGYANVSMINTTTGRTIWSRRFNSDYIKPAIAGDTAFVAGSGRKNAEWDSKIKYFDINSGKRMASLQLDEGRIHGPAIANNTLFVTSDSGTVYAFTGGE
- a CDS encoding IS5 family transposase: MASLRRLAWMCRNLAKQHVDDPDVPAAPDGADGYAEWVQIAVILFRVELEKSLRETEDYLNEMPHVLGVFELKEAPHYSSFCRWEDQYRMRELRRLLRASAEQAGWSGEAAIDASGFQRDQTSYHYRDRANYSLQSLKTTILIDVNSLAIKDVHYTTKKAWDGHIGMQVFRRNAEDLRVLSADANYSWSDLREECRSNSTRPLIKHREQTPLQKAHNARMNDDYNQRWMSETGFSQLKEDDGEKLRSRSWHGQFRELTRKCIVHNLTQAAS
- a CDS encoding PQQ-binding-like beta-propeller repeat protein encodes the protein MDLRRVAERSRTVWGAFFDCISTNDQIIFSDRTGVGAIKRGEPNAEWKFNVGKRNTPQKVVSDSNSVFVATKGVSEDNCHRRGTVHSLQLSNGRENWTFSLPTDIKEVAISEGVIIVGAVGRLCGVDPETGSKIWEKSCLVLPPTKGILRRSHGDIPPD